In one window of Candidatus Manganitrophaceae bacterium DNA:
- a CDS encoding ABC transporter ATP-binding protein — MDLTVDLHTPLSQGRQLKTAFSIPLDAPRIVVLFGPSGSGKSTLLHCLAGLLAPERGEIRYGDAVWFDGARAISLPPQKRSVGLLFQDYPLFPHLTVRENIIYGLRRRSRAENDETVRRWIDRFQLIGKEDRFPGALSGGEQQRVALARALAPRPRLLLLDEPFSALDLRTRAAVRGEVKRWVEETGAVVLVVTHDLVDAMTLGEDLMIFSEGAILQQGPPLALFSRPASPEVAKIVGVENLLPAQVVDGSAERLVLKLGKGRLVAVGEPPPGGRCFVSIRAEEVVLERGEPAQSSARNRLRGFVQELIPVGAQVRVAIDCGFPLTALVTRQAVEELSLQPGAEITAVIKASSVHLIPVG; from the coding sequence GTGGATTTGACCGTTGATCTTCATACCCCCCTTTCCCAGGGGAGGCAGCTTAAAACCGCTTTTTCGATTCCGCTCGATGCGCCCCGGATCGTCGTCCTCTTCGGCCCCTCCGGGAGCGGCAAGAGCACCCTGCTTCATTGTCTGGCGGGGCTTCTCGCACCGGAGCGGGGGGAGATCCGCTATGGCGACGCGGTCTGGTTCGACGGCGCGCGCGCGATCTCTCTCCCGCCGCAGAAACGCTCGGTCGGCCTTCTTTTCCAAGATTACCCGCTCTTTCCCCATTTGACGGTGCGTGAAAATATCATCTACGGCCTGCGCCGACGGAGCCGTGCGGAAAACGACGAGACGGTTCGTCGTTGGATCGACCGGTTTCAATTAATCGGGAAAGAGGATCGCTTTCCAGGAGCCCTCTCCGGCGGCGAGCAACAGCGGGTTGCCTTGGCGCGCGCGCTGGCGCCGCGGCCGCGGCTCTTATTGTTGGATGAACCCTTCTCCGCGCTCGATCTTCGAACGCGGGCCGCCGTTCGGGGAGAGGTGAAGCGGTGGGTGGAGGAGACCGGGGCGGTGGTCCTGGTGGTCACGCACGATCTCGTCGATGCGATGACGTTGGGGGAGGATTTGATGATCTTCTCCGAAGGGGCCATTCTTCAACAAGGTCCGCCGCTGGCGCTCTTCAGCCGCCCCGCCAGCCCCGAGGTGGCGAAGATTGTCGGCGTCGAGAACCTCCTCCCTGCGCAGGTGGTCGATGGGTCGGCGGAGCGATTGGTGTTGAAGCTTGGGAAGGGACGGCTGGTCGCCGTCGGAGAGCCCCCCCCCGGCGGCCGCTGTTTCGTCTCAATCCGTGCCGAAGAGGTGGTTCTGGAGCGGGGAGAGCCGGCGCAGAGCAGCGCCCGCAACCGGCTTCGTGGATTTGTTCAAGAGTTGATTCCGGTCGGTGCGCAGGTTCGGGTTGCGATCGACTGTGGGTTCCCGCTCACCGCCTTGGTCACCCGCCAAGCGGTGGAGGAGCTTTCCCTTCAACCGGGTGCCGAAATTACGGCGGTCATCAAAGCCTCTTCCGTCCATCTCATCCCAGTCGGCTGA